The Dehalococcoidales bacterium DNA segment CGACCGGGAGAAGTTCACTGCCTTTGAAGAACGGTCCCAGAAGAGTGGACGACCGGGTATTCAGCGGAGTTGAGACGCACCTCTCGTCAGATAGGATAGCTGAAGCCGAGAATTGTGCTGCGCTGCCTTGCTCGTTGCCATCAAACAGCCAATCGATTGAAGGAAGGACGCAATGAGAGCCAAAACCAGAAGCCGAGATTTATAATTTACTATGGCAGGTAGACTGAGAATGCCAAGCAGTGTAACTGCAAGAACACTAATCTGGGTTGGTGTAGCTCTGCTTGTCTGTATCATAATACTCCTGTTGCCAACAATTGAGGGCCTGTCTCCCAGAGGGCAGAGATTCCTTGCCCTGTTAGCCCTGGTATTGATACTCTGGGTTTCTGAAGCAATTCCCATAGGGATTACGGCGTTACTGGCTGGTGGGGGACTGATAGCTTTCGGGGTCCAGAGTGCCAGT contains these protein-coding regions:
- a CDS encoding SLC13 family permease, with product MPSSVTARTLIWVGVALLVCIIILLLPTIEGLSPRGQRFLALLALVLILWVSEAIPIGITALLAGGGLIAFGVQSASSAWMPFSNAAVMYVLMLIMFGVIIEQVGLAKRILNFILRKGGTNVKRLSLLLAVSSTLLATIFHDAT